One stretch of Cheilinus undulatus linkage group 5, ASM1832078v1, whole genome shotgun sequence DNA includes these proteins:
- the LOC121510118 gene encoding protein FAM214B — MRHIHVELAHKKAPLELPAQEGDLPPPTAPLQGLDAGIRPGAPRHLGQEELRLQKVYQLSIFSQSGGFSTSTESHNDTQQRPVRLAVKRGLEEPHMIHKRPHLGDCTDKDMLEGGVLCGPAPAQGVGMGLVTGPAGLSSVFSCTQMEHRDSEGGLSPRSPSLSPVHNLSRRPTQHNHDRPIPDVFSPLSPKSPPMCDPHGHLSDQGYSLGSSARTETTNGSHTPTYSNESYSNGSSGGQPSPHLYDVSTYETPNPASPTSPPGPFSPPHHTELQEPGEATEWEVGLESSPPERSATQTASSPSNGLASWEKTPSSNGHRLSAGGHWPAKKRLLPPSDTGESCSEDEGPSTSKRSRLSLLATGLGPTSCRSTDAKAAPYWNHLLPSAWDRPKTATDCTRSGRRLKNGLRLKSRQLRSGRHTHTSHSTRSSWPSSTISRALLGNFEESILKGRFSPSGRIEGFTAEIGASGSYCPQHVTLPVQVTYYDISEHSAPSPFLGVISLEPLGKKGYSIPKAGTIQVTLFNPNKTVVKMFLVTYNFSDMPVNHMTFLRHRIFLVPVEEGLEGRGEASPGGGVQDRKKILCYLIHLRFQSSKSGKIYLHNDIRLLFSRKSIEVDTGIPYELKSFTEVPRNPKYSPRV; from the exons ATGCGGCACATCCACGTGGAGTTAGCCCACAAAAAGGCTCCATTAGAGCTTCCAGCCCAGGAGGGGGATTTGCCTCCACCCACTGCCCCTTTACAGGGGCTGGATGCCGGCATCAGACCAGGGGCACCCAGGCACCTTGGCCAGGAGGAGCTGCGACTCCAAAAGGTCTATCAGCTCTCCATTTTCTCCCAGTCAGGGGGGTTTTCTACCTCCACAGAATCTCACAATGATACTCAACAGAGACCAGTCCGGTTGGCAGTGAAAAGGGGACTAGAGGAACCCCACATGATCCATAAGCGTCCCCACCTAGGAGATTGCACAGATAAAGATATGTTGGAGGGAGGGGTGCTGTGTGGGCCTGCCCCAGCTCAAGGAGTTGGGATGGGGTTAGTGACAGGCCCTGCTGGGCTAAGTTCTGTTTTTTCTTGCACACAGATGGAGCACAGAGACTCTGAAGGAGGACTGTCACCCAGGTCTCCTTCCCTCTCCCCAGTCCACAACCTCTCCCGTCGCCCAACACAGCACAATCATGACAGGCCCATTCCTGATGTATTTTCTCCCCTCTCGCCTAAATCCCCCCCAATGTGCGACCCACATGGCCACCTCTCTGACCAGGGCTATTCCCTCGGGAGCTCAGCCAGAACTGAGACGACCAATGGGAGCCACACACCAACCTATTCAAATGAGAGCTATAGTAATGGCTCATCTGGAGGCCAGCCCAGTCCTCACTTATATGACGTGTCAACCTATGAGACCCCCAACCCCGCCAGCCCCACCAGCCCTCCAGGCCCTTTCTCCCCCCCACACcacacagagctgcaggagCCAGGGGAGGCCACTGAATGGGAGGTTGGACTTGAATCCTCTCCACCTGAGCGAAGTGCCACCCAGACTGCGTCCTCCCCCTCTAATGGCCTAGCTTCATGGGAGAAAACTCCCAGCAGTAATGGCCACCGTCTCTCAGCTGGAGGGCACTGGCCAGCCAAAAAGAGGCTGCTTCCTCCAAGCGACACAGGGGAGTCATGCTCCGAAGACGAGGGACCTTCTACATCAAAGAGAAGCAGGCTGTCACTGTTGGCTACAGGACTGGGCCCGACCTCATGTCGCAGCACTGATGCTAAAGCTGCACCTTACTGGAACCATTTGCTGCCCTCTGCATGGGACCGGCCAAAG ACTGCCACAGACTGCACAAGATCAGGGAGACGGCTGAAAAATGGCCTTCGACTGAAAAG TCGGCAGCTCCGCAGTgggagacacacacacaccagccaCTCCACACGTTCCAGTTGGCCCTCATCGACCATCAGCAGAGCACTTCTCGGCAACTTTGAG GAGTCCATACTGAAGGGACGCTTCTCCCCATCTGGCCGGATTGAAGGCTTCACAGCAGAGATTGGTGCCAGTGGCTCCTATTGCCCACAGCACGTCACCCTGCCTGTGCAGGTTACGTACTATGACATCTCGGAGCACAGTGCACCCTCACCCTTCCTG GGGGTGATATCTCTCGAGCCTCTAGGAAAGAAAGGATACAGCATACCCAAAGCAGGGACCATACAAGTG ACCTTATTTAATCCCAACAAAACTGTGGTGAAGATGTTCCTGGTGACATACAACTTCAGCGacatgcctgtcaatcacaTGACCTTCCTACGCCACCGAATCTTCCTGGTGCCTGTAGAGGAGGGGTTGGAGGGGAGAGGCGAGGCGTCACCAGGGGGTGGAGTTCAAGACAGGAAGAAGATTCTCTGCTACCTGATACATCTCAG ATTCCAGAGCTCCAAATCTGGGAAGATCTACTTGCACAATGATATACGGCTGCTATTCTCCCGCAAATCCATCGAAGTGGACACAGGGATCCCTTATGAGCTGAAATCTTTCACCGAGGTGCCAAGAAACCCTAAATACTCCCCCCGCGTGTGA